A region of Jonquetella anthropi DSM 22815 DNA encodes the following proteins:
- a CDS encoding amino acid ABC transporter permease: MNFDFSFFLHLFPSIIKYGGTTIRLSALAIFCGLCLAFLIAIVMDLRIPGLSQFFRLYISFFRGTPLMAQLFCFYFGILPAIRGAVKSVSSFQAALIILSLASAAYMAESLRAAIGSVPKGQFEAAQSIGMTYPQAMRRIILPQAVRVALPTLFSSFINIVKDTSLVFAIGVKEMMAQAQLEGSGNYRYLEAYLCVLLVFWAITAVMGRTQRALEGRLAGSMGAKK; encoded by the coding sequence ATGAACTTTGATTTTTCCTTCTTTCTCCACCTCTTCCCATCGATCATCAAATACGGCGGAACAACCATTCGGTTGTCCGCCCTTGCTATATTTTGCGGCCTGTGTCTGGCGTTCCTCATTGCCATCGTCATGGACCTTCGGATCCCCGGCCTCAGCCAGTTCTTCCGGCTGTACATCTCGTTCTTCCGCGGCACGCCGCTCATGGCTCAGCTCTTCTGCTTCTACTTCGGCATACTGCCGGCCATTCGAGGAGCCGTCAAAAGCGTCTCGTCGTTTCAGGCCGCTCTCATCATCCTGAGCCTCGCCAGCGCCGCGTACATGGCCGAATCCCTTCGGGCCGCCATCGGCTCGGTGCCCAAAGGCCAGTTTGAAGCGGCCCAGTCCATCGGCATGACCTACCCTCAGGCCATGCGCCGGATCATCCTGCCGCAGGCCGTCCGTGTCGCCCTGCCCACGCTGTTCAGCAGCTTCATCAACATCGTCAAGGACACGTCCCTCGTGTTCGCCATCGGCGTCAAGGAAATGATGGCCCAAGCGCAGCTCGAAGGCTCCGGCAACTACCGATATCTGGAAGCCTACCTTTGCGTGCTCCTCGTCTTCTGGGCCATCACCGCCGTCATGGGACGAACCCAGCGCGCCTTAGAAGGACGGCTCGCCGGCTCCATGGGGGCGAAAAAATGA
- a CDS encoding transporter substrate-binding domain-containing protein, with product MSIRQTSALLVLGMVLLGSAAFAADKQKVIVGTSASYKPWAFQKDDKAQGFEIDVWREIAKRNNYELEIKLGQFSGLVGMLDAGEIDTVAHQMSITPARLEKYAFSTPYAYSYYDFFVKNDSPLKTKEDLKGHKVGCWLGGNGEATLRAINDKYNLGLDIVTYDGIAMENEAVIGRIDAFWQGEIKTKTVIAEQNLPLQQLNEKLVYETNAYPFRKDAQGEKLATEVSKAIDDMRADGTLSQLSMKWFNVDTTQSTEK from the coding sequence ATGAGTATTCGTCAAACTTCAGCACTGTTGGTTCTCGGCATGGTTCTTCTGGGCAGCGCGGCCTTTGCCGCCGACAAGCAGAAAGTGATCGTCGGCACGTCGGCGTCCTACAAGCCGTGGGCGTTCCAGAAAGACGACAAGGCTCAGGGCTTTGAAATCGACGTGTGGCGCGAGATCGCCAAGCGGAACAACTACGAGCTCGAAATCAAGCTGGGCCAGTTCAGCGGCTTAGTCGGCATGCTCGACGCCGGCGAAATCGACACGGTCGCGCACCAAATGTCCATCACCCCGGCGCGGCTCGAAAAGTACGCCTTCTCGACCCCATACGCCTACAGCTACTACGACTTCTTCGTCAAAAATGACAGCCCGCTCAAGACCAAAGAGGACCTGAAAGGCCATAAAGTCGGCTGCTGGCTGGGCGGTAACGGCGAAGCTACTCTCCGGGCCATCAACGACAAGTACAACTTGGGGCTGGACATCGTCACCTACGACGGCATCGCCATGGAAAACGAAGCGGTCATCGGCCGTATCGACGCCTTCTGGCAGGGCGAGATCAAGACCAAGACCGTCATCGCCGAGCAGAACCTGCCGCTACAGCAGTTGAACGAAAAACTCGTCTACGAGACGAACGCCTACCCGTTCCGCAAGGACGCCCAGGGCGAAAAGCTCGCCACGGAAGTCAGCAAGGCTATTGACGATATGCGCGCCGACGGCACTCTGTCCCAACTTTCGATGAAATGGTTCAACGTGGACACGACGCAAAGCACTGAGAAATGA
- the groES gene encoding co-chaperone GroES — protein sequence MQLKPLADRIVVKVISKEERTKGGLYLPDTAQEKPQEGEVLAVGSGKVLENGQKLLPEVKVGDHIIFSKYAGTEIKLDGEELVIFSERDVLAILDK from the coding sequence ATGCAGTTAAAGCCTTTGGCAGATCGAATTGTCGTGAAGGTCATCAGCAAAGAGGAGCGCACGAAGGGCGGCCTGTACCTGCCTGACACGGCGCAGGAGAAGCCTCAGGAGGGCGAGGTTCTGGCGGTCGGCAGCGGCAAGGTGCTTGAGAACGGTCAGAAGCTTCTGCCCGAAGTGAAGGTTGGCGACCACATCATTTTCAGCAAGTACGCCGGCACAGAGATCAAGCTGGACGGCGAAGAGCTCGTGATTTTCAGCGAGCGCGACGTGCTGGCTATTCTGGACAAGTAA
- the groL gene encoding chaperonin GroEL (60 kDa chaperone family; promotes refolding of misfolded polypeptides especially under stressful conditions; forms two stacked rings of heptamers to form a barrel-shaped 14mer; ends can be capped by GroES; misfolded proteins enter the barrel where they are refolded when GroES binds) yields the protein MAKILAFGEESRRALQRGIDKVADTVGMTLGPKGRNVVLEKKFGSPTITNDGVTIAKDIELEDPFENMGAQLLKEVASKTNDIAGDGTTTATVLAREIISEGMKNVAAGANGIFLRSGVTKAVDAVTEHLKTLGRDVKGKDGIAQVASISANDKEVGAIIAEAMDKVGKDGVITVEDSQTTGTTLETVEGLQFDKGYISPYMITNTERMEASLEDAYVLINDGKISNIKDMLPILEKVLQTGKPLLIIAEDVEGEALATLVVNKLRGTMTVVAVKAPGFGERRKAMLQDIAIVTGGEVITADLGEKLENVELSKLGRAKKVRVTKEDTTIVEGSGDPAAIRDRANQIRKEMEDSTSDYDKEKLQERLAKLVGGVAVIQVGSATETEQKELKLRIEDALSATRAAVEEGIVAGGGVALVNCYEPLKAKIDELKLAGDERTGANLVLAALSAPLHLIASNAGLQGDVVVEKVKGLPTGQGLDAASGDYVDMIKEGIIDPLKVTRSALENAASVAKMVLTTEALIADKPAKEQPAAGGMGPGMGGMGDMY from the coding sequence ATGGCAAAAATTCTCGCTTTCGGTGAAGAATCCCGCCGCGCGCTGCAGCGCGGTATCGACAAGGTTGCCGACACGGTCGGCATGACGCTTGGCCCCAAGGGCCGGAACGTCGTTCTGGAGAAGAAGTTCGGCTCTCCGACGATCACCAACGACGGCGTGACGATCGCGAAGGACATCGAGCTGGAAGACCCGTTCGAGAACATGGGCGCTCAGCTTCTGAAAGAAGTGGCGTCCAAGACGAACGATATCGCCGGCGACGGAACGACGACGGCGACTGTGCTGGCCCGGGAGATCATTTCCGAGGGCATGAAGAACGTGGCCGCCGGCGCGAACGGCATTTTCCTGCGCAGCGGCGTGACGAAGGCCGTTGACGCTGTGACCGAGCACCTGAAGACCCTTGGCCGGGACGTGAAGGGCAAGGACGGCATCGCCCAGGTGGCTTCCATTTCCGCCAACGACAAGGAAGTCGGCGCGATTATCGCTGAGGCGATGGACAAGGTCGGCAAAGACGGCGTCATTACCGTTGAGGATAGCCAGACGACCGGCACGACCCTTGAGACGGTGGAAGGCCTTCAGTTCGACAAGGGCTACATCAGCCCCTACATGATCACGAACACCGAGCGGATGGAAGCGTCCCTTGAGGATGCGTACGTTCTGATCAACGACGGCAAGATCAGCAACATCAAGGATATGCTGCCCATTCTGGAGAAGGTCCTTCAGACCGGCAAGCCGCTTCTGATCATCGCCGAGGACGTCGAGGGCGAGGCTCTGGCGACGCTTGTCGTCAACAAGCTGCGCGGCACGATGACCGTTGTGGCCGTGAAGGCCCCGGGATTTGGCGAGCGCCGCAAGGCGATGCTGCAGGATATCGCCATTGTGACCGGCGGCGAAGTGATTACCGCCGACCTGGGCGAGAAGCTGGAGAACGTCGAACTGTCCAAGCTGGGCCGGGCCAAGAAGGTTCGGGTGACGAAGGAAGACACGACGATCGTCGAGGGCTCCGGTGATCCGGCGGCGATCCGCGACCGGGCGAACCAGATCCGCAAGGAGATGGAAGACAGCACGTCCGACTACGACAAGGAGAAGCTGCAGGAGCGCCTTGCCAAGCTGGTCGGCGGCGTGGCGGTCATTCAGGTCGGCAGCGCGACGGAGACGGAGCAGAAGGAACTGAAGCTTCGCATCGAGGACGCCCTGTCGGCGACCCGCGCGGCGGTTGAAGAGGGCATCGTGGCCGGCGGCGGCGTGGCGCTGGTGAATTGCTACGAGCCTCTGAAGGCCAAGATCGACGAGCTGAAGCTGGCTGGCGACGAGAGAACCGGCGCTAACTTGGTGCTGGCGGCTCTGTCCGCTCCTCTGCACCTGATCGCTTCCAACGCCGGACTGCAGGGCGACGTGGTGGTGGAGAAGGTGAAGGGCCTTCCGACCGGTCAAGGTCTTGACGCGGCCAGCGGCGATTACGTTGACATGATCAAGGAAGGCATCATCGACCCGCTGAAGGTGACCCGGAGCGCTCTGGAGAACGCGGCCAGCGTCGCCAAGATGGTCCTGACCACCGAGGCCCTGATTGCCGACAAGCCGGCCAAGGAACAGCCCGCCGCCGGCGGTATGGGCCCTGGCATGGGCGGCATGGGAGATATGTATTAG
- a CDS encoding esterase-like activity of phytase family protein: MKKVFCSLAFLACAAQAALAAPSVQAVHLELTDEDYIPCDSSLAAEFPKGMPLGIGSSLAFVSKKPDGSLVFLGISDRGPNGDTPLWRDASGALYPTKMFPSPDFTPTIATITVKGDRAKLSDLTLVRDEKGQPISGRPVPAGLTGSTGETALDVNLSALPFDANGLDTEGIDIARDGSLWICDEYGPFILHLDSKGRTLEKYGPGSGLPEILARRQINRGFEGLCVLPSGKIAAVVQSILDLNGKVKKSSAPFVRLIVLDPTTKECKTFAYPIDATSYKKNADAKIGDLAAAGENRVLLIEQGAAEEDGVIHRLYAVDLSEATDITGVKAPDGRELETLSSLDELTSAGIRPASKKLLADLNALGWKAEKAEGLAVVDDKTVAICSDNDFGMTAELTGVSGKSKDYLVSDGKVVTAKDLEPTGGKVRVTPTGEETAFWLVTFDEPIR; this comes from the coding sequence ATGAAAAAGGTATTCTGCTCCCTCGCGTTCCTTGCCTGCGCTGCCCAGGCCGCGCTAGCCGCCCCGTCCGTTCAGGCCGTTCACCTCGAACTGACCGACGAAGATTACATCCCCTGCGACAGCTCCCTTGCCGCCGAGTTCCCCAAAGGCATGCCCTTAGGGATCGGCTCCTCCCTAGCCTTCGTCTCCAAAAAGCCCGACGGCTCGCTCGTCTTTTTGGGAATCTCCGACCGGGGCCCGAACGGCGACACGCCGCTCTGGCGCGACGCAAGCGGCGCGCTCTACCCGACAAAGATGTTCCCGTCCCCTGACTTCACCCCGACCATCGCGACGATCACGGTCAAAGGAGACCGGGCCAAGCTGAGCGACCTCACCCTCGTTCGGGACGAGAAGGGCCAGCCAATCAGCGGGCGCCCTGTCCCGGCCGGACTGACCGGCTCAACCGGCGAGACGGCCTTGGACGTGAACCTTTCAGCTCTGCCCTTTGACGCGAACGGACTGGACACGGAAGGCATCGACATCGCCCGGGACGGCTCTCTTTGGATCTGCGACGAGTACGGCCCGTTCATCCTTCACTTGGACAGCAAAGGGCGCACGCTCGAAAAATACGGCCCCGGGAGCGGCCTGCCTGAAATTCTCGCCCGCCGGCAGATCAACCGAGGCTTTGAAGGGCTCTGCGTCCTCCCGTCCGGAAAAATCGCCGCGGTCGTTCAGAGCATTCTGGACCTGAACGGAAAGGTAAAAAAAAGCTCCGCGCCGTTCGTCCGGCTGATCGTCCTCGACCCGACGACGAAAGAGTGCAAGACCTTTGCCTACCCGATCGACGCGACGTCGTACAAGAAAAACGCCGACGCCAAAATAGGCGACCTGGCCGCGGCAGGAGAAAACCGCGTCCTGCTCATCGAACAAGGAGCGGCCGAAGAGGACGGCGTCATACACCGCCTGTACGCCGTCGACCTATCGGAAGCGACCGACATCACCGGCGTCAAAGCGCCCGACGGCCGGGAACTCGAAACGCTGAGCTCCCTTGACGAACTGACCAGCGCGGGCATCCGCCCGGCGTCCAAAAAACTCTTAGCCGACCTGAACGCCCTCGGATGGAAGGCCGAAAAGGCAGAAGGCTTGGCGGTCGTGGACGACAAGACCGTGGCGATCTGCTCGGACAACGACTTCGGCATGACCGCCGAACTGACGGGCGTCTCCGGCAAGAGCAAAGACTACCTCGTTTCTGACGGCAAAGTCGTCACGGCAAAAGACCTGGAGCCCACGGGCGGGAAAGTCCGCGTCACCCCAACCGGCGAAGAGACCGCCTTCTGGCTGGTCACCTTCGACGAACCGATCCGCTGA
- a CDS encoding 4Fe-4S binding protein, with protein sequence MAAVVNKDMCVGCETCVGTCPVEAISMADDKAVVNPEVCVECGACVSACPSEAITL encoded by the coding sequence ATGGCAGCTGTAGTGAACAAGGATATGTGCGTGGGCTGCGAAACCTGTGTGGGCACTTGCCCGGTAGAGGCCATTTCCATGGCCGACGACAAGGCGGTCGTCAACCCGGAAGTCTGCGTCGAGTGCGGCGCCTGCGTTTCCGCTTGCCCGTCTGAGGCAATCACCCTGTAA
- a CDS encoding NAD(P)H-dependent glycerol-3-phosphate dehydrogenase yields MNAPVTVFGAGSWGTALAQILSANGPVTLWCRDSEQASYIAQRHANPKRLKDQPLNPSIEATSSLPRAAGSPLWVLAVPLQSLRGLLTDLAPHWRPGVMLCNAAKGVEIGSLKLPSGIAEELLPAVPFAVISGPSHAEEAIQGLPACVVAAARSERDACLWQKTFGTPSFRVYSSTDLIGVEIGGAVKNVIAVASGMIHRYGMGDNAAAATVCRGLAEITRLGLAMGAKPLTFSGLAGVGDLMVTAFSRHSRNFRLGELIGGGLSLQEAAAQIGEVAEGAWTVRALANLSRRLGVEMPISDAVYQILYQGQDPLNALQTLLTRPLRPEAAGITGD; encoded by the coding sequence GTGAACGCACCGGTCACCGTCTTCGGCGCCGGCAGCTGGGGAACAGCTCTGGCCCAGATACTTTCTGCCAACGGCCCGGTCACCCTGTGGTGCCGGGACAGCGAGCAGGCCAGTTACATTGCCCAGCGTCACGCCAACCCTAAACGCCTTAAAGACCAGCCGTTGAACCCGAGCATCGAGGCCACGTCCTCGCTTCCCCGCGCGGCCGGCTCGCCGCTGTGGGTCCTAGCCGTCCCGCTGCAGTCCCTGAGAGGGCTGCTGACCGACCTCGCCCCGCATTGGAGGCCCGGCGTCATGCTCTGCAACGCCGCCAAGGGCGTAGAAATCGGGTCGCTGAAGCTGCCTAGCGGCATCGCGGAAGAGCTCCTGCCCGCCGTGCCGTTTGCGGTCATCTCAGGCCCCAGCCACGCCGAAGAGGCAATTCAAGGGCTTCCAGCCTGCGTCGTCGCCGCCGCCCGGTCAGAACGCGACGCCTGCCTGTGGCAGAAGACGTTCGGCACCCCGTCGTTTCGCGTCTACTCGAGCACGGACCTGATCGGCGTGGAAATCGGCGGCGCCGTCAAAAACGTCATCGCCGTCGCCTCCGGAATGATTCACCGCTACGGCATGGGCGACAACGCCGCGGCCGCCACGGTCTGCCGCGGGCTCGCCGAGATCACCCGGCTGGGGCTTGCCATGGGCGCAAAACCTTTGACGTTCTCCGGGCTCGCCGGCGTCGGTGACCTGATGGTCACAGCGTTCAGCCGCCACTCCCGAAACTTCCGGCTGGGCGAACTGATCGGCGGCGGACTCTCGCTTCAAGAGGCGGCGGCCCAAATCGGCGAAGTCGCCGAAGGCGCTTGGACCGTCCGCGCGCTGGCCAACCTCTCGCGTCGGCTCGGCGTTGAAATGCCCATCAGCGACGCGGTGTACCAAATCCTCTACCAAGGACAGGACCCGCTGAACGCCCTCCAGACCCTGCTGACTCGCCCCCTGCGGCCTGAAGCCGCGGGAATTACCGGCGACTAG
- the typA gene encoding translational GTPase TypA has protein sequence MFSIDKIRNVAIVAHIDHGKTTLIDSIFRSTQALGRSCQQEERIMDSGELEKERGITITSKHCTVQWHDYLINIIDTPGHADFSGEVERVLSMVDSVLLLVDANEGPMPQTRYVLSRALAMGLRPIVIVNKVDRPNADPKGALEKTFDLFLELGASDEQADFPVLYGSGLTGWLVNDLSQPHEGMDALFQTIVDQVPPPPSNSDEPFLMQVSTLAWNDYIGQIGCGRIISGRLKQGEQFIHSHTEWNNQKDHDAGWHVTGQSPEKAAHIWVTKGLDRVEVDEVFAGEIVWFAGPKTIRIGDTIASPAIERTLPPLDIEEPTVSMFFLVNTGPFAGRDGTPLTLRQLKARLERECQTNVALRVEDLGRPDGLKVSGRGELQMSILIEQMIREGAEVCVSRPEVITKQDEHGHLLEPMEDLVIDVPEEFQGIVIQKLADRKADMVNMVSLNTGMVRMEFDIPTRGLIGYRSSFLTDTRGLGIMSSRFKGYDLWRGEVTSRNRGSIVSMDTGTATAYQLENLQDRGVLFIGPGTDVYNGQVIGESSRPLDVPCNPTKKKQMTNCRSSTKDMAVKLDVPREVVLDRAIEWIADDELVEATPKEIRIRKAILDMDQRKKAAKARQEASARADANE, from the coding sequence GTGTTTTCTATTGATAAGATCCGCAACGTGGCAATCGTGGCCCACATCGACCACGGCAAGACGACCCTCATCGACTCGATCTTCCGTTCTACTCAGGCCCTCGGCCGAAGCTGTCAGCAGGAAGAGCGCATCATGGACAGCGGCGAGCTGGAAAAGGAACGGGGCATCACCATCACGTCGAAGCACTGCACCGTGCAGTGGCATGACTACCTGATCAACATCATCGACACGCCGGGACACGCCGACTTCTCCGGCGAGGTGGAACGCGTCCTCTCGATGGTCGACTCGGTCCTGCTTCTGGTGGACGCCAACGAAGGCCCCATGCCGCAGACCCGCTACGTGCTCTCCCGCGCTCTGGCGATGGGACTTCGGCCCATTGTCATCGTCAACAAGGTTGACCGGCCCAACGCCGACCCCAAAGGGGCGCTTGAAAAAACGTTCGACCTGTTCCTCGAACTGGGCGCCTCGGACGAGCAGGCCGACTTCCCGGTCCTCTACGGCTCCGGACTGACCGGCTGGCTTGTCAACGACCTGTCCCAACCCCACGAGGGCATGGACGCCCTTTTCCAGACCATCGTCGACCAAGTCCCGCCGCCGCCGTCCAACTCGGACGAGCCGTTCCTCATGCAGGTCAGCACTCTGGCGTGGAACGACTACATCGGCCAAATCGGCTGCGGCCGAATCATCTCCGGCCGGCTCAAGCAGGGCGAACAGTTTATCCACAGCCACACCGAGTGGAACAACCAGAAGGATCACGACGCGGGCTGGCACGTCACAGGCCAGTCGCCCGAAAAGGCCGCCCACATTTGGGTCACCAAGGGGCTCGACCGGGTAGAAGTGGACGAGGTCTTCGCCGGGGAAATCGTCTGGTTTGCCGGCCCGAAGACGATCCGCATCGGCGACACCATCGCCTCACCGGCAATCGAAAGGACCCTCCCGCCACTGGATATCGAGGAACCGACCGTCTCCATGTTCTTCCTCGTCAACACCGGCCCGTTCGCCGGCCGGGACGGCACGCCGCTCACCCTCCGTCAGCTCAAAGCCCGTCTTGAGCGGGAGTGCCAAACCAACGTCGCCCTGCGGGTCGAGGACTTAGGCCGCCCTGACGGTCTGAAGGTCTCCGGCCGAGGCGAGCTTCAGATGTCAATCCTGATCGAACAGATGATCCGCGAGGGCGCGGAAGTCTGCGTCTCCCGCCCCGAAGTCATCACCAAACAGGACGAACACGGCCACCTGCTCGAACCGATGGAAGACTTAGTCATTGACGTGCCGGAAGAGTTTCAAGGCATCGTCATTCAAAAGCTGGCGGACCGCAAGGCCGATATGGTCAACATGGTCAGCCTGAACACCGGCATGGTCCGCATGGAATTTGACATTCCCACCCGCGGGCTCATCGGCTACAGGAGCTCGTTCTTGACCGACACGCGCGGGCTGGGCATCATGTCGTCCCGCTTCAAGGGGTACGACCTGTGGCGCGGCGAGGTCACCAGCCGCAACCGAGGCTCCATCGTCAGCATGGACACCGGCACGGCCACGGCCTACCAGCTGGAAAACCTGCAGGATCGCGGCGTCCTCTTCATCGGCCCGGGAACGGACGTGTACAACGGCCAAGTCATCGGCGAAAGCTCCCGCCCGCTGGACGTGCCCTGCAACCCCACCAAGAAAAAACAGATGACCAACTGCCGGTCGTCCACCAAGGACATGGCCGTCAAGCTGGATGTTCCCCGCGAGGTCGTCCTTGACCGGGCCATCGAGTGGATCGCCGACGACGAATTGGTCGAAGCCACGCCGAAGGAGATCCGTATCCGCAAGGCGATCTTGGACATGGATCAGCGCAAGAAGGCCGCCAAAGCGCGGCAGGAAGCCTCAGCCCGCGCGGACGCCAACGAGTAA
- a CDS encoding DedA family protein — protein sequence MLVKKSKGDRAINRFFTAFADVSKYFGQLVSWIVATVGALGYPGIIALMFLESSFFPFPSEIVMPPAGYLAAKGEMSLWLVILCGVGGSLLGALFNYWLSATWGRKFFDRWGRYVFVSPASLEKAERFFARHGHISTFIGRLLPVVRQYVSLPAGVARMNLPQFCLYTSLGSAIWVVALTLVGYWVGQNGTDAVHGVMKAITAALVVFCAALALFYLRRVRREKVCVAARTKDR from the coding sequence ATGCTTGTGAAAAAATCAAAGGGGGACAGAGCCATCAACAGATTTTTTACAGCTTTCGCCGACGTTTCTAAATATTTTGGTCAGCTCGTCTCGTGGATCGTGGCGACCGTCGGGGCCTTAGGGTACCCGGGGATCATCGCCCTGATGTTCCTTGAGTCGTCGTTTTTCCCGTTTCCCAGCGAGATCGTCATGCCCCCGGCGGGGTATCTGGCCGCCAAGGGCGAGATGAGCCTGTGGCTGGTAATCCTCTGCGGCGTCGGCGGCAGCCTGCTTGGCGCGCTGTTCAACTACTGGCTCAGCGCCACGTGGGGACGGAAGTTCTTCGACCGCTGGGGCCGGTACGTGTTCGTCTCCCCCGCGTCGCTGGAAAAGGCCGAACGGTTCTTCGCCCGGCACGGCCACATCAGCACCTTCATCGGTCGTCTGCTGCCGGTGGTGCGCCAGTACGTCTCCCTTCCCGCCGGCGTCGCCCGAATGAACCTGCCCCAGTTCTGCCTGTACACGTCGCTCGGCTCGGCCATCTGGGTCGTCGCCCTGACGCTCGTGGGCTACTGGGTGGGCCAGAACGGAACGGACGCCGTTCACGGCGTGATGAAAGCCATCACGGCGGCTCTCGTGGTCTTCTGCGCTGCCCTCGCCCTTTTCTACCTCCGCCGGGTTCGCCGCGAGAAGGTCTGCGTGGCGGCCCGCACAAAAGACCGATAA
- the rpoD gene encoding RNA polymerase sigma factor RpoD, whose product MKWVRELYTVGKDKGFVTNQDIEETVPADAWNSDVLEFVIENLMNLGVDLVDSTGSAAGDVTAGQAAARALAESKNSDADSDEDNDPGYGEELGKMEDVPLSDPVRMYLRDIGKVSLLDAAEEVALAKRVEAGDETAKDEIINANLRLVVSIAKKYIGRGMQFLDLIQEGNLGLIRAVEKFDYRRGFKFSTYATWWIRQAITRAIADQARTIRIPVHMVETINKMVRISRQLVQKLGREPSDEEIAAEMKIEPERVEEIKRISQMPVSLETPIGEEEDSQLGDFIEDRSLPSPEDVAADNLLQEQIEEMLNALSDREREVLRYRFGLEDGRSYTLEEVGRRFGVTRERIRQIEAKALRKLRHPSRSKKLRDFLD is encoded by the coding sequence ATGAAGTGGGTCCGCGAGCTGTACACGGTTGGCAAGGACAAAGGTTTTGTGACGAATCAGGACATTGAAGAGACCGTGCCGGCAGACGCGTGGAACTCGGACGTCCTTGAATTTGTCATTGAGAACCTGATGAACTTGGGCGTTGACTTGGTGGACAGCACGGGCAGCGCGGCCGGCGACGTGACGGCCGGACAGGCGGCGGCCCGGGCTTTGGCCGAGTCCAAGAACAGCGACGCCGACTCGGACGAGGACAACGACCCGGGATACGGCGAAGAGCTGGGCAAGATGGAAGACGTGCCCCTGTCCGATCCGGTTCGGATGTACCTGCGGGACATCGGCAAGGTGTCCCTTCTGGACGCGGCGGAGGAAGTCGCCCTCGCCAAGCGGGTCGAAGCCGGCGACGAGACCGCCAAAGACGAAATCATCAACGCCAACCTCCGGCTGGTGGTGAGCATTGCCAAAAAATACATCGGCCGGGGAATGCAGTTCCTCGACCTGATTCAAGAAGGCAACTTGGGGCTCATTCGGGCGGTGGAAAAATTCGACTACCGGCGGGGCTTCAAGTTCAGCACCTACGCCACGTGGTGGATTCGTCAGGCCATCACTCGGGCGATTGCCGATCAGGCTCGGACGATCCGCATTCCCGTCCACATGGTGGAGACCATCAACAAGATGGTGCGGATTTCCCGTCAGCTGGTTCAAAAGCTGGGCAGAGAGCCGAGCGACGAGGAAATTGCCGCGGAGATGAAGATCGAACCGGAGCGGGTGGAGGAGATCAAACGCATATCTCAGATGCCCGTTTCCCTCGAAACGCCCATCGGCGAAGAAGAGGACAGTCAGCTGGGCGACTTCATCGAGGACAGAAGCCTGCCGAGCCCGGAAGACGTGGCGGCGGACAACCTGCTTCAAGAGCAGATTGAAGAAATGCTGAACGCCCTGTCCGACCGGGAGCGGGAAGTCCTGCGGTATCGGTTCGGCTTGGAGGACGGCCGCAGCTACACGCTGGAAGAAGTGGGCCGCCGATTCGGCGTGACAAGAGAGCGTATTCGCCAGATCGAGGCGAAGGCTCTTCGCAAACTTCGTCATCCCAGCCGCAGCAAAAAACTGAGAGATTTTCTCGACTGA